A DNA window from Centroberyx gerrardi isolate f3 chromosome 5, fCenGer3.hap1.cur.20231027, whole genome shotgun sequence contains the following coding sequences:
- the cyp27b1 gene encoding 25-hydroxyvitamin D-1 alpha hydroxylase, mitochondrial gives MIYVRRMLQQALKVSGRSASPLLKWMERWAEGASAGPEGTKQQAVRTLDEMPGPSVSSFAWDLFARRGLSRLHELQLEGVQRYGPMWKASFGPILTVHVAEPALIEQVLRQEGQHPMRSDLSSWKDYRKLRGHHYGLLTSEGDEWQAVRSLLGKHMLRPKAVEAYDKTLNSVVSDLIAKLRLRRHPQGLVTDIASEFYRFGLEGISSVLFESRIGCLDPIVPAETERFIQSINTMFVMTLLTMAMPRWLHQLFPKPWNTFCQCWDYMFDFAKGHIDQRLREEAEKLARGEKVEGRYLTYFLSRTGLPMKTVYSNVTELLLAGVDTISSTMSWSLYELSRHPEVQASLRDEVLTVLEGRSIPEAADVARMPLMKATVKEVLRLYPVIPANARVITEKDIQVGGYLIPKNTLITLCHFATSRDPAVFPNPDEFQPQRWLSRDQGHHPYASVPFGVGKRSCIGRRIAELELYLALARILLEFDVKPDPEGGAVKPMTRTLLVPENVISLQFIER, from the exons ATGATCTATGTGAGGAGGATGCTGCAACAAGCTCTTAAAGTGTCCGGCCGGAGCGCCTCTCCCCTGCTGAAGTGGATGGAGAGGTGGGCTGAGGGCGCATCAGCTGGTCCGGAGGGGACCAAGCAGCAGGCAGTGAGGACGCTGGACGAGATGCCCGGCCCGTCGGTCTCCAGTTTCGCCTGGGACCTGTTTGCCAGACGGGGGCTGTCACGACTCCATGAGTTACAG CTGGAAGGCGTGCAGCGGTACGGGCCGATGTGGAAGGCCAGTTTTGGTCCCATCCTGACGGTGCATGTGGCTGAGCCAGCGCTCATAGAGCAGGTACTGAGGCAGGAGGGCCAGCACCCCATGCGCTCCGACCTTTCCTCCTGGAAAGACTACAGGAAACTCAGAGGACATCACTATGGACTCCTAACATC tgAGGGGGATGAATGGCAGGCAGTGAGGAGTCTCCTGGGGAAGCACATGTTGCGGCCGAAGGCAGTTGAAGCTTATGATAAAACCCTGAACAGTGTGGTCAGTGACCTCATTGCCAAACTTCGCCTTCGCAGACATCCCCAAGGCCTCGTCACCGACATCGCCAGCGAGTTCTATCGCTTCGGCCTGGAGG GTATTTCCTCAGTGTTGTTTGAATCCAGAATTGGCTGCCTGGATCCTATTGTTCCTGCAGAGACGGAGCGTTTCATCCAGTCAATCAACACCATGTTTGTAATGACGCTTCTTACTATGGCGATGCCAAGGTGGTTACACCAGCTGTTCCCCAAGCCCTGGAACACCTTCTGTCAGTGCTGGGACTACATGTTTGACTTTG CTAAAGGCCACATCGACCAACGTCTGAGGGAAGAAGCGGAGAAGCTGGCCCGTGGAGAGAAGGTGGAGGGCCGATATCTCACCTACTTCTTGTCGCGGACGGGCCTGCCCATGAAGACAGTCTACAGCAATGTCACAGAGCTTCTTCTGGCGGGGGTCGACACG atcTCCAGCACAATGTCCTGGTCGTTGTACGAGCTGTCCCGTCACCCTGAGGTGCAGGCCTCGCTTCGGGACGAGGTGTTGACTGTGCTGGAGGGTCGTAGCATACCTGAGGCAGCAGATGTGGCCCGCATGCCTCTCATGAAGGCCACAGTCAAGGAAGTGCTCAG ATTGTATCCTGTTATTCCAGCCAATGCTCGGGTCATTACAGAGAAAGACATCCAGGTTGGAGGCTACCTCATCCCTAAAAAT ACTCTGATTACTCTGTGCCACTTTGCGACGTCACGGGATCCAGCAGTGTTTCCAAATCCAGATGAATTCCAGCCCCAGCGCTGGCTCAGCAGGGACCAGGGTCATCACCCGTATGCCTCTGTGCCCTTCGGGGTGGGCAAACGCAGCTGCATAGGCCGCCGCATCGCTGAGCTGGAGCTCTACCTTGCACTTGCCAGG ATTCTACTCGAGTTTGACGTGAAGCCGGACCCAGAAGGGGGTGCAGTGAAGCCCATGACCCGAACGCTTCTAGTTCCTGAAAATGTCATTAGCCTCCAGTTTATTGAACGATGA
- the mcrs1 gene encoding microspherule protein 1: MQAGAPVVGTPMAVAGAQSRSEDEESLGIKDVKRTATQAFGGGVPKRRSSSRSIKRKKFDDELVESSLVKSSSRVKGPPVIEPVRCSGSEPSSNEKKKVAKSSTALTPPLTMVIAPAPITKRVKKSKQPLQITKDLGRWKSTDDLLLINAVLQTTDLTSVHLGVKFSCRFTLREIKERWYALLYDPVISKLAWQAMRQLHPEAIAAIQSKALFSQAEEALLAKIGSTSQPKLEVFQELLNKHPSVFHPSRTPKSLLVHWQLLKQYYLLDDQSVQPLPKGDQVLNFSDAEQMVDDAKLKESRDEVLEHELMISDRHQKREIRQLEQELPRWQVLVDSITGMNLPDFDNQTLAALRGRMVRYLMRSREITLGRATKDKQIDVDLSLEGPAWKISRKQGIIKLKNNGDFFIANEGRRPIYIDGRPVLSGNKWKLNNNSVVEIAGLRFVFLINLELISLIKAEAAKMTQQ, translated from the exons ATGCAGGCAGGTGCACCTGTGGTTGGTACGCCCATGGCAGTAGCTGGTGCTCAGAGTCGGTCAGAGGACGAGGAGTCACTGGGAATAAAAGATGTGAAAAGGACAGCAACACAAGCTTTTGGTGGTGGTGTTCCCAAACGCAGAAGTTCCTCCAG GTCAATAAAGAGGAAGAAGTTTGATGATGAGCTGGTGGAAAGCAGTCTGGTCAAGTCATCCAGTAGAGTCAAAGGCCCACCGGTCATAGAGCCAGTCCGCTGCTCAGGGAGTGAGCCTTCATCCAACGAGAAAAAAAAG GTGGCAAAATCCAGCACTGCCCTCACACCGCCACTCACCATGGTGATAGCTCCTGCACCTATCACCAAAAGGGTGAAGAAAAGCAAGCAGCCTCTACAAATCACAAAAGACCTGGGCCGGTGGAAATCTACTGATGACCTACTGCTTATAAATGCAGTGTTGCAG acCACAGACCTAACCTCTGTTCATTTGGGGGTCAAGTTCAGCTGTCGTTTCACCTTGCGGGAGATTAAAGAGAGGTGGTACGCTCTCCTCTATGATCCTGTCATCTCAAA GCTGGCATGGCAGGCCATGCGACAGCTCCATCCAGAGGCCATCGCTGCGATCCAGAGCAAAGCTCTCTTCAGTCAGGCGGAGGAGGCGCTGTTGGCTAAGATTGGTTCT ACTAGTCAGCCCAAACTGGAGGTGTTCCAGGAGCTCCTGAACAAGCACCCCAGTGTGTTTCACCCTTCTCGCACCCCCAAGAGCCTGCTGGTGCACTGGCAGCTGCTCAAGCAATACTACCTTCTAGACGACCAGAGTG TCCAGCCTCTCCCCAAAGGTGACCAGGTCCTCAACTTCTCTGATGCTGAGCAGATGGTTGATGATGCAAAGTTAAA GGAGAGCAGAGATGAGGTGTTGGAGCACG AGCTGATGATTTCCGATCGTCACCAGAAAAGAGAGATTAGACAATTAGAGCAGGAGTTGCCACGTTGGCAGGTCCTTGTGGACAGCATTACAG GGATGAACTTGCCAGACTTTGACAACCAGACACTAGCAGCACTAAGAGGACGAATGGTACGCTACCTCATGAGATCCCGAGAG ATTACCTTGGGCAGGGCAACCAAGGACAAACAGATAGATGTAGATCTGTCACTAGAAGGGCCTGCCTGGAAAATATCTAGGAAACAAG GGATTATTAAACTGAAGAACAATGGAGACTTCTTCATTGCCAATGAGGGCAGACGACCCATCTATATAGATGGCAGACCAGTTCTGTCAGGCAACAAGTGGAAACTAAACAACAACTCTGTGGTGGAG ATTGCAGGTCTTCGCTTTGTGTTTCTAATTAACCTAGAACTCATTTCACTGATCAAAGCTGAAGCAGCCAAGATGACACAGCAGTGA